The genomic region TTTATGGGTTTTGCAGCAGGATACAGTGGGATAGTATGTTCAGCAATTTCTCTGTCTATGCCTTGCATATCTTTATAAGACCAGGCAAATACGTCGCGATATTCCGTGAGTACCTTAATCAAACTTGCTCGTTCTTCTgagttttgtgacaacccaatctttatttctttcttgtCTTGATCATTGCCTATGTTTATTAATTCTGTTTCCTCAATTATGGATGTTTTATTTTCGTGCCGTGTTAATGCTTTTATTATGTCTTTTGGCAACTCATCTTCATTGGAAACTAAACAATCAGAATAAGAAATGGGAGGGGTAGGAGAACCAGACAAGTAATTGAAAGCTATTTTAATATCCTTTGAAAGAAGTACATTAAGGAGTATATCACTAGACACGGAATTTGAATTTGAACTAGAAATAACAGGGGAACTCCCCGACTCGGCATGAAAAGAAATAGGGTTAAGCCCCGACTCATGTAGGACACTAGACTCGATGGAGGTATGGAAGGGTGAAAACCCCTGCTTGCTAGACTCTGACTTGCTCTCTGTCTCAGACTCGGTTTTGACCCGGGTTCGGACTCAGGATCGGACTCGGCTTCCTCAAACATAGGCCCTTCTCCCACACTGATTTTGATACTCTTTCCATTAGTTGCAGTCCACTTCCAGGTTTTACGCCATCCATTCTCCATGTTATTGTTGTAATGAGTTGTGATTAGCTTAGAGGGGTAAAAATGGCTGTCTTGAAGTGCCATGACAAAATGGTCCGAGTGCTTTATGGGTTCCTGTCCAAAGAGTAAACCGAAAGCATTATTATTTGTGTTTGGAATCCAATCTTTGGTTGGCATTTTTAACGGGAGGGGAGGTGCCTCCTCATAAAAGTGACAGtcctcaaatatttcaaatccgGGAACTTTTTGTTTTGTCTTTTCTACGAAGAATGGTTCTGGAAAGTTGAAATATGGAAAATAATCACCTTCTTTGACAAATTGTCCATTTAATGTGTGTGGATATGCACCTATTGTTTGGCTTGTAGGTCTATTGTCTCTCTTAGCAGCCTTCTCCTTCATTCTTTTTGTAAATGCttctcttatttctttcttgGATGGCTGATACCCTAAACCAAAGAGGTCGTGTTTGATTCGGTTAAGTGAAGGGTCGGATGCCCTTTTAGGCGTCTTACCAAGTGTTGTCCCATGCATGTAGCCACTGTTTTTCATTATTAAGTTCACAGTAGTATTTGCATAATAGGGGCTAGTTTTTTTATCAATGGGAGGTGACTCGTCTTCTATGAAAGTGACCTCTTCGCTGAAACCCCATAGGTCTACATCATCTTCACCATGGTTGACTTGTAATATTGGATTGGGTGTGACTTCCACTTTGGTCAGTGATGCATCTAGAGTAATTACCGATCCTTGAATAATCATCTTAAATTTTTGATGCAGGGATGATGATATTGCGTTAAGCTCGTGAAGCCATGGCCTTCCCAAAAGAAGGTTATATGAAGCAGGTATGTCAATGACTAGAAACGTGACTTTCTTTTCTACGGGTCCAGTGGTAATATTAGTTGTCAGTAGCCCCAGTACGTCTCTACGTGTGTTGTCATATGCATGAACTATCCGATTAGTCTTTTTAAAATCTTTTTCCTGAAAGCCCAAAGCTTGGGCAGTTCGAAGTGGGCAGAGGTTTACTGCCGATCCATTATCAACTAGTGAGAGTGGAACATATTTTTTGTTGTATAGCGTAGTTAGGTGGAGTGCCTTGTTGCGCTTTATACCCTCTGGTAGTAAATCTTTATCAGAGAACGTGACAACGGGCGCCTCTCTGTCCGTTGTCAAATAACTGGCCAATTCAGCAGGAGTAGTTTCAGATGGGACACTCATACTTATCCATGCATTTAGAATAGCTTGTCTATGTTCCAGTGAGTTGCATTATAAGTCCCAAACAGTAATGTCAGCTTTTAATTTCTTGAATAACTTAATGAGAGGATCATCTTCTTGTGCATTTTTACTTTCACCTTCTTTATTTTGCATGGCATGGGATGACCGAGTCAAATGTTGTACATTATTTTGGTCAGGTTCATTATCAGTGTTGTCTTCACCTTCATTGTCTGCCCAAATGTCACGGGACTCACGTTCCTCATCACCCCAAATATCATTAGTTGTATCATCATCTTCCcattcatcctcctcatcactcaCCCATAAACCCATAACATCATATATAAACTGAGTCGGGTCAGTATAAACAGAGTCATTAGCTGAGATGGCCAGAACGTCTCCGAGtggatttttattattgttttgctTTCGAGCTGCTTTGGGTAAAGGGATAGTGCGATTATCAATTAAATTTTGGATAGCATGCCTTAAGGTGAAGCAATAATCCGTATCGTGCCCTTTACCTCTGTGATATTTGCAATATTCATTTTCTCTCCATTTCGGACTTTTTTTTGCTGGATTTGGAGTGGGTCCAATAGGTTTTATATATCCTTCCTTAATTAATCGGTCCAGTGCTCGTGACAGGCTCATACCTAGATCAGTGAACTCCCTTCTTGGTTTTTGTTCCACAAACATTTACTTGAATCTCCCCTTTAGAGGTTGAAGCAAAGTTTTTCTTATCTTTGTTAAAGCAACCTTTGACTGATTTTAAAGAGACTCGACAACATCATCTTCTATTTGTATACCGATCTTGTTTAGCCGAGCAAAGGATTTAATGCCTGCATAGCGTAGGTGTGATTTATAAGGTTCTCGCAAATTTTTCACAAAAATATCCACCTGTTCGGCTTCGGACGGTCTTTCAATCATTTTGGCAGCTTTATTACTCCATCGAGCTAAGAAATCTGCAAAACCTTCCTTCTCAGTTTGTTTCGTAACTTCTAAATCCCGCCTTGTGATTAACAAGTCTGCATTGCTGGAATATTGTGTCAGAAATTCTTTTTTTATGTCTTCCCAATTAGAAACACGTATAGGATCCAGGGAGAAAAACCAACTCCGGGCTACATCTTCTAGagtggaaggaaaaatagccgGAAAAACGGATGCATCTACTTCTTTTAAGGCCATTACTTGTACAAAGCTCCTTATGTGGTGAGCTGGATGCTCGGTCCCCTTGAATTTTGGTAGGTCAGCGGTCGTAAATTTAGGGGGTAGTTTGCCTCGCATGTTCGGCACGTTGCATTCAACATCGAGTAGGTCAGCATACTTAGTATTTCTTTTGATAAGTTTCTCCATGTCCTTGAGCTTTTTGGTTACGTCATCCTCACCACTAGCGTCATCCTTGATTTTGTCTTCTATGGATGACAATCGGTCGGTCAAAATGGATAGAGCATTCTTAAGGTCTTTGACTGATTCTTCGAGCGACATGGTGACTGGTGGTTGGGTTGCAAGTACGGCTTGCGGTATACTAATTAGTCTCCCTGTACCTTTCTCTCGTCCCCAAGCTGGAGTGACTAATAAGTTTGGGTCTTTTTTACGCCTCCCTATCCTGGATCATGACATCGTAGCTTTTAGAAAatgattttatttcttttataacAGGACTAGGATGGAGTAATATAGCAAAAGCACATGTAGAGTTGAAAATTTTATTTGTCTAGTGCTATGGGAGACCTGAATGCAAGTATTCAATaaccctctttttttttttacatgagCAGGTTGATGTACTGACGGACCAGTCCTAGGGTATGCAGAGGACGACACTATATAAAATGCAGGAAAACGTGGTAACAGATGTGAGTTTAACTACCTATAATGCGCGTTCTACTAATGCTTGAATGAACTAAGTGATGCATACGAGACTTAATGCAGGTATtgatgatgatttttttttttttacattcatGATTGACGGACtcacagacggacagactgagacgCGATAATGCTAAATGCAATATTGCAATGGTTTATGGATGAATGATGACGTAAGACTGAAATGCTGAGtactaatttttttttacttgtgTGTGACGTGTGATCGATGATTTGACGGACGGACGAActcagttcttttttttttttttttacgtgtgCTGGACCGACAGACGGATTGTCGCATGGGACGGCTGACCTATGAACTAGCTAAGTGCAAACATGATA from Silene latifolia isolate original U9 population chromosome 3, ASM4854445v1, whole genome shotgun sequence harbors:
- the LOC141647769 gene encoding uncharacterized protein LOC141647769 gives rise to the protein MIIQGSVITLDASLTKVEVTPNPILQVNHGEDDVDLWGFSEEVTFIEDESPPIDKKTSPYYANTTVNLIMKNSGYMHGTTLGKTPKRASDPSLNRIKHDLFGLGYQPSKKEIREAFTKRMKEKAAKRDNRPTSQTIGAYPHTLNGQFVKEGDYFPYFNFPEPFFVEKTKQKVPGFEIFEDCHFYEEAPPLPLKMPTKDWIPNTNNNAFGLLFGQEPIKHSDHFVMALQDSHFYPSKLITTHYNNNMENGWRKTWKWTATNGKSIKISVGEGPMFEEAESDPESEPGSKPSLRQRASQSLASRGFHPSIPPSSLVSYMSRGLTLFLFMPSRGVPLLFLVQIQIPCLVIYSLMYFFQRILK